The Nocardioides zeae genome includes the window GACCGAGGGCCGCACCGCTGCCGAGGCGGCAGCCCAGGACGCCCTGGCCGTCGCGGCCGAGCAGGTCGCGACGCTCGAGGCGCAGGTCGCCGACGCCACCGAGGACGCGACCGCAGCGGCCGCGGACCTGGCCGCGCTCGAGCAGCAGGCGCAGGCCACCACGGAGACCGCGGTGGCCGAGGCGCTCGCCGCGCAGCAGGCCGAGGCGGAGCTCGCCCAGGCCGCGGCGGTCGAGGAGGCCGTCACGGCGGCGCTGGCCACCGCGGCATCCCGGTCGACCGGGGGTTCCGGTTCGGGTTCGTCGGGTTCGTCGGGCTCGTCGGCGTCGTCGGGCACGGATCCGCACTTCGGGACCTGCGGCGAGGCGAACGACAACGGCTACGGCGACTACGTGTCGGGCGTCGACCCCGAGTACGACTGGTACACCGATCGTGACGGCGACGGGATCGTCTGCGAGCGCTGAGGTCGGTCGGCGCCCGGCCGGGTGTCGAACTGGGGCGTTGGTGCGGTTCAGATCGGCTCGGACCTGTCCCAGCCGCACAGTTCCGGGCTGATGCCTCGCCGGTCGGGGGTGGGGCCGGTGTCGTCTGGCCGAGCCGCCGGGTGCCGAACTGGGACGTTGGTGTGGTTCGGGTCGGCTTCGAGGTGTCCCAGCCGCACAGTTCGCGGCGTCTTCCGCCGAGCGCCGACCCGGCACAGCGGCTGGCGGACTCCGCCGGTCCGCGTCCTCCCTGTGGACAGGGCGGTGCGGATCCGCGATGACGCGGCCATCATGGTTCGCGTGAGTGGACATCTCGGGAATGTCCGCCCGCAGCAGGCGACACGTGCGACCGCGCCGGGCTGGCGCGATCCGCGGCTGTGGGTGGGACTGCTGATCGTCGCCGTCTCGGTCGTGGTCGGCGCGCGCGTGCTGGCGTCGGCCGACGACACGGTGGCGGTCTGGGCCGCGCGGGAGGACCTGCCGGCCGGTTCTGCGCTGGCGCCGGACGACCTCGTCGCCGTCGAGGTGCGGTTCCGGGACGGGGACCGGCTGGGGGAGTACGTCGCGGCGTCCGACCCGCCTGGTCCCGACGTCCGGCTCGACCGCGACGTCGGCGCCGGCGAGCTGTTGCCGTCCGGGGCGGTGGTGCCCGCGGACGAGTCC containing:
- a CDS encoding excalibur calcium-binding domain-containing protein; protein product: MTRRSGPAPARGFWTRRRTGVAAAVGAFLLGTVVGTAGAGADDEALAAATTEGRTAAEAAAQDALAVAAEQVATLEAQVADATEDATAAAADLAALEQQAQATTETAVAEALAAQQAEAELAQAAAVEEAVTAALATAASRSTGGSGSGSSGSSGSSASSGTDPHFGTCGEANDNGYGDYVSGVDPEYDWYTDRDGDGIVCER